From a single Paenibacillus phoenicis genomic region:
- a CDS encoding YerC/YecD family TrpR-related protein, which produces MQLKKLNDKTIDQLFEAILTLKNIEECYIFFDDLCTVNEIQSLSQRLEVARMLGKGNTYNQIEAETGASTATISRVKRCLNYGNDGYKMALDRLGR; this is translated from the coding sequence GTGCAGCTGAAGAAATTAAATGACAAAACGATTGATCAATTATTTGAAGCCATCTTAACGTTAAAGAACATCGAGGAATGTTACATCTTTTTTGATGACCTGTGCACCGTTAACGAAATTCAGTCTTTGTCGCAACGGCTGGAAGTCGCCCGAATGTTGGGCAAAGGCAACACATACAACCAGATTGAAGCAGAAACCGGAGCCAGCACGGCGACAATATCCCGGGTGAAGCGCTGCCTAAATTACGGTAACGACGGCTACAAAATGGCGCTGGACCGTTTAGGTCGCTAA
- the corA gene encoding magnesium/cobalt transporter CorA — MIRTMGMMRDHQTVEGFPLEQIHNQQFVWTWVDLDTPTPEETELLSSFFHFHPLAIEDCLHILQRPKMDYYDDFQFLVLHAIDERTLETVEVDLFIGDEYLVSFHQRQLDELDEAWSNMLKRAHERKVWVHGPYSAAYMVIDSLVDHYFPCVYAIEDDLNELEGKGSSESVEELMNQVFDLRSRLLKLRRTIVPMRDLMYRILNSQHVQGDKEPRAYYADIYDHLLKLSEMIEADREMTADLRDSYISLNSNRMNGIMKTLTVITTVFMPLTLIAGIYGMNFVNMPELNWEYGYFAVIGLMAALGGWMILWFRQRGWFK; from the coding sequence ATGATCAGAACGATGGGCATGATGAGAGATCACCAGACGGTGGAGGGATTTCCGCTGGAGCAGATTCATAATCAGCAGTTCGTCTGGACCTGGGTCGATCTGGATACCCCAACACCGGAGGAGACGGAGCTGCTGTCGAGCTTCTTCCATTTCCATCCGCTGGCGATTGAGGATTGCTTGCATATTTTGCAACGGCCGAAAATGGACTATTACGACGATTTTCAATTTCTGGTGCTTCATGCGATTGATGAAAGAACGCTGGAGACGGTGGAAGTGGATCTGTTTATCGGGGACGAGTACTTAGTTTCGTTCCACCAGCGCCAGCTGGATGAATTGGATGAAGCGTGGAGCAATATGCTGAAGCGGGCCCATGAGCGCAAGGTGTGGGTTCACGGGCCGTATTCGGCGGCTTACATGGTGATCGACAGCCTGGTGGATCATTATTTTCCTTGTGTGTATGCGATTGAAGATGATCTGAATGAGTTGGAGGGCAAAGGAAGCAGCGAATCGGTGGAGGAGTTGATGAACCAGGTGTTTGACCTGCGCAGCCGGCTGCTGAAGCTGCGGCGGACGATCGTACCGATGCGCGATCTCATGTACCGCATCTTGAACTCACAGCATGTCCAAGGCGATAAAGAGCCGCGCGCTTATTACGCGGATATTTACGACCATCTGCTTAAGTTGTCGGAGATGATCGAGGCTGACCGGGAAATGACCGCCGATTTGCGCGACTCTTATATTTCGCTGAATTCCAATCGGATGAACGGGATCATGAAGACGCTGACGGTTATCACCACCGTCTTTATGCCGCTGACGCTAATCGCTGGCATTTATGGAATGAACTTCGTGAACATGCCCGAATTGAATTGGGAATACGGGTATTTTGCGGTGATCGGACTAATGGCGGCGCTGGGCGGTTGGATGATCCTTTGGTTCAGGCAGCGCGGTTGGTTTAAGTGA
- a CDS encoding inorganic phosphate transporter has product MDTSLMIMLIVIILALAFDFINGFHDTANAIATSVSTRAMKPRTAIMMAAVMNFLGAIMFTGVAKTIGGSVADPAKLDNGLEVLVATLLSAIIWNLITWWFGIPSSSSHALIGSLAGAVYMGAGPDKLNWGGFTTIVEGLVFSPIIAFVIGYIVMTILRWIFARRSPHTVNKGFRSLQIVTAAIQSFTHGTNDAQKAMGIITFALVTADFQDHMEVPLWVKLAAATAMALGTSVGGYKIIKTMGTKIFKIEPINGFAADLSAASVIFGATLFHLPVSTTHAITSSILGVGAAKRFSAVRWSMAGRIVIAWVITIPIVFVMAGLIYKLLF; this is encoded by the coding sequence ATGGATACGAGTTTAATGATTATGCTTATCGTTATCATACTGGCGTTGGCGTTCGACTTCATTAACGGGTTTCATGATACAGCCAATGCGATTGCGACCTCGGTATCAACACGCGCGATGAAGCCGCGTACTGCGATCATGATGGCAGCGGTCATGAACTTCTTAGGTGCTATCATGTTTACGGGCGTCGCGAAAACAATTGGGGGTAGTGTCGCCGATCCGGCGAAGCTGGATAACGGTCTGGAAGTGCTGGTCGCCACGCTGTTGTCGGCAATTATCTGGAACCTCATTACTTGGTGGTTTGGCATTCCGTCGTCTTCTTCCCATGCACTGATTGGTTCCCTGGCCGGGGCGGTGTACATGGGGGCTGGACCGGACAAGCTGAACTGGGGCGGATTTACGACGATTGTAGAGGGATTGGTGTTCTCCCCAATCATCGCTTTTGTGATTGGTTACATCGTCATGACCATCTTGAGATGGATCTTTGCCCGGCGTAGTCCGCATACCGTCAACAAAGGCTTCCGGTCGTTGCAAATCGTGACTGCAGCGATCCAAAGCTTCACGCACGGCACCAATGATGCCCAGAAAGCGATGGGGATTATTACGTTCGCCTTGGTGACGGCAGACTTCCAAGATCATATGGAAGTGCCGCTGTGGGTTAAACTGGCCGCAGCGACGGCGATGGCGCTCGGGACATCGGTTGGCGGTTATAAAATTATCAAGACGATGGGTACGAAGATCTTCAAAATCGAGCCGATCAACGGTTTCGCCGCGGATCTTTCCGCTGCATCGGTTATTTTCGGGGCCACGTTGTTTCATTTGCCCGTCAGCACGACGCATGCCATCACCTCGTCCATCCTCGGCGTAGGCGCAGCCAAACGTTTCTCCGCCGTACGTTGGTCGATGGCCGGGCGGATCGTCATTGCCTGGGTAATTACGATTCCGATCGTGTTTGTGATGGCCGGGCTGATCTATAAATTGTTGTTCTAA
- a CDS encoding DUF47 domain-containing protein: MRLKKKDIFFQTLEDMADTIVHSADYFAQQVADFKDVEAFAKKMKEFESQCDGYTHKIIVELNKTFITPIERDDIMHLITALDDVIDGLEATTSRFFMYNLNGPDEYIARFAEILRNSAYEIQKAIHLLSQKKLLAIREYTIRLNDLENQGDELLRICIKELFMKVTDPIELIKKKEIYERLETTTDAAEKVANMLESIIMRNS; the protein is encoded by the coding sequence ATGCGACTGAAGAAGAAAGATATCTTTTTCCAGACGTTAGAGGATATGGCAGATACGATCGTGCATTCGGCGGACTATTTCGCCCAGCAGGTCGCGGACTTCAAGGACGTTGAAGCCTTCGCCAAGAAGATGAAGGAGTTCGAATCCCAATGTGATGGTTACACCCATAAAATCATCGTGGAATTGAACAAAACGTTTATTACGCCCATCGAGCGTGACGACATTATGCATCTGATTACCGCCCTCGACGATGTGATCGACGGTTTGGAAGCTACGACTTCCCGTTTTTTTATGTACAATTTGAACGGGCCGGACGAATATATCGCTCGCTTTGCCGAAATTTTACGCAACTCGGCCTATGAGATCCAAAAGGCGATTCATTTGCTGTCCCAGAAAAAATTGCTCGCAATCCGCGAATACACGATTCGTCTTAACGACCTGGAGAATCAAGGCGATGAACTGCTGCGGATTTGCATCAAGGAGCTGTTCATGAAGGTGACCGATCCGATCGAACTGATCAAGAAGAAAGAGATCTATGAGCGGCTGGAGACGACAACCGATGCTGCCGAGAAGGTTGCCAACATGCTGGAATCCATCATCATGCGTAATTCTTAA
- a CDS encoding DUF3048 domain-containing protein: protein MPLKSLKLSWLLLLFLLIVMLSACGKVEETATPADNIAPPQQTETPEDTAEPEPAAPAYTAPLTGLPLEEPLTRRPLAIMINNAPAARPQSGLIDADVVYEVLAEGGVTRLVSIFHSQADNAKIGPIRSIRPYMIDLGESYHGVLVHAGASNEAFAILQRQHKEDLDEITNAGAYFWRDKSRKAPHNLYSNVEKLLEGAAKRGYTTEDTAVPGYLFYKENEHSDSLETANHVEIKFQLDSYRVGYEYDAASGLYKRFINGEPHTDLETGDPLTAANVVVMGADHRVLDDVGRLEVGLELGGEAILFQQGKVIQANWIRKEGDIIRFIKDNAEIPMVPGQTFIHVVPNTPDFASHVKAE, encoded by the coding sequence ATGCCTTTGAAATCATTGAAGTTAAGTTGGCTGCTGCTCTTATTCTTGCTTATCGTTATGCTCTCCGCTTGCGGGAAGGTCGAGGAGACGGCCACGCCTGCGGATAACATCGCTCCGCCGCAACAGACGGAGACCCCGGAGGACACTGCTGAGCCCGAACCGGCGGCGCCTGCCTATACGGCTCCGTTGACGGGATTGCCGCTCGAGGAGCCGCTGACCCGCAGACCGCTTGCCATTATGATTAACAATGCGCCGGCAGCCCGCCCGCAATCGGGGTTAATCGATGCCGATGTTGTATACGAGGTGTTGGCGGAAGGCGGAGTCACGCGGCTTGTATCCATCTTCCACAGTCAAGCGGACAATGCCAAGATCGGCCCGATTCGCAGCATTCGCCCGTACATGATCGATTTGGGCGAGAGCTACCACGGGGTGTTGGTGCATGCCGGGGCGAGCAACGAAGCGTTTGCGATCCTGCAAAGACAGCATAAAGAGGATCTGGACGAGATCACAAACGCCGGCGCTTATTTCTGGCGGGACAAGTCCCGGAAGGCTCCGCACAATTTGTATTCCAACGTAGAGAAGCTGCTGGAAGGCGCCGCGAAGCGCGGGTATACCACGGAGGATACGGCGGTGCCGGGGTATCTTTTTTATAAGGAAAATGAACATTCGGATTCCCTGGAGACCGCAAATCACGTGGAGATTAAGTTTCAACTGGACAGCTACCGGGTGGGTTACGAATATGATGCGGCGTCCGGGCTTTACAAGCGGTTCATCAATGGTGAGCCTCACACCGATCTGGAGACTGGCGATCCATTAACCGCTGCGAATGTCGTCGTTATGGGGGCAGACCACCGGGTGCTGGACGATGTCGGCCGTCTGGAAGTAGGACTGGAGCTGGGCGGTGAAGCGATATTGTTCCAGCAAGGCAAAGTCATTCAGGCCAACTGGATCCGCAAGGAAGGCGATATTATCCGGTTCATTAAGGATAACGCGGAGATCCCTATGGTGCCGGGCCAAACCTTTATTCATGTCGTCCCCAATACGCCGGATTTCGCCAGTCATGTAAAGGCAGAGTAA
- a CDS encoding DoxX family protein: MIVKWLRESIVASWLLLLFRLYVGYEWLTSGWSKVTGGFNAAGFLTGALAKTGGEHPAVQSWWASFLEHFAVPNVGLFNILVPYGEVLVGLGLILGGFTWLAAFFGMVMNFAFLFSGTVSTNPQLLLLQIFIVVAGTNAGRIGLDYFIQPYFRNNYGRRR, from the coding sequence ATGATCGTAAAATGGTTAAGGGAGAGCATCGTTGCCTCTTGGCTGCTCTTGCTGTTCAGACTATATGTAGGTTACGAGTGGCTAACCTCCGGTTGGAGCAAAGTAACCGGCGGGTTTAATGCCGCTGGATTTCTGACGGGCGCTTTGGCGAAGACCGGCGGCGAACACCCCGCTGTGCAAAGCTGGTGGGCTTCCTTCCTCGAGCATTTTGCCGTGCCCAACGTCGGTTTGTTTAATATCCTTGTCCCTTACGGCGAGGTACTTGTCGGTCTGGGCCTGATCCTGGGCGGCTTCACTTGGCTGGCTGCCTTCTTTGGCATGGTCATGAACTTTGCCTTCTTGTTCTCAGGGACCGTAAGCACGAACCCGCAGTTGCTGCTGCTCCAAATCTTTATCGTTGTCGCCGGCACGAACGCCGGGCGGATCGGATTGGACTACTTCATCCAGCCTTACTTCCGCAACAACTACGGACGGCGGCGTTAA
- a CDS encoding DODA-type extradiol aromatic ring-opening family dioxygenase produces MSQPALFIAHGSPTLAIEKNAYTDFLHRLGQEILEPPDAIVIFSAHWDAPDQWVSTDTKHMTMHDFYGFPEEMYAIEYPAPGSPELSEEIEAIFRAHNLPYKTSTGRGLDHGAWVVLRLMFPSADIPVVALSVDAKREPEEQYAIGKMLTELRQRNVLVIGSGGLVHNLRLLDWEGREPAAWAVEFDDWIGEQLENWDLRQLFDYDRKAPHVRMAIPSYGREHFVPLFYAMGAADDERHAVKLFQDYQYGSLSLNCWKFGGR; encoded by the coding sequence ATGTCTCAGCCTGCATTGTTTATTGCACACGGATCGCCTACATTAGCGATTGAGAAGAACGCATATACGGATTTTCTTCACCGCTTGGGTCAAGAAATTCTGGAACCGCCCGATGCCATTGTGATCTTCTCGGCGCACTGGGATGCTCCGGATCAATGGGTCTCGACGGATACGAAGCATATGACGATGCACGATTTCTACGGCTTCCCGGAAGAGATGTACGCGATCGAGTATCCGGCGCCGGGCAGTCCCGAGCTTAGTGAAGAAATCGAAGCGATTTTCCGAGCGCACAATCTGCCTTACAAAACTTCGACAGGCAGAGGTCTGGACCATGGAGCCTGGGTTGTGCTGCGGCTGATGTTTCCGTCTGCCGATATCCCTGTCGTAGCCTTGTCTGTGGACGCCAAACGCGAGCCTGAAGAGCAGTATGCCATCGGCAAAATGCTTACGGAGCTGCGGCAGCGGAACGTCCTTGTGATCGGCAGCGGCGGACTTGTTCATAATCTTCGCCTGCTCGATTGGGAAGGACGAGAGCCGGCTGCGTGGGCCGTGGAATTCGACGATTGGATCGGAGAGCAGCTGGAGAACTGGGACTTGCGGCAGCTCTTTGATTATGACCGCAAAGCACCGCATGTCCGGATGGCGATTCCTTCGTACGGACGGGAGCATTTTGTTCCGCTCTTCTACGCCATGGGGGCGGCAGACGATGAACGCCATGCTGTGAAATTGTTTCAGGATTATCAATACGGCAGCCTTAGCTTAAACTGCTGGAAGTTCGGCGGTCGTTGA
- a CDS encoding alpha/beta hydrolase: MERQIVINHGEEQLAASIHYPAENKQGGRCQRAPLVVICHGFVGSRIGVDRLFVKTARELAADGFLVLRFDYLGCGESSGSYGDHGVESMIAQTRSVLDYGLSAFDVDPTRVSLLGHSLGSLIALLTAIRDRRVKNLVLWSAVGYPFSDIVKITGRDLYDRAVKQGSADYLGYGLTPKFFDSLGEYQPFQEAVKFSGDVLVVHGTSDDIIPADYAFLYQKVFWMRPEGRCDKEIIFQGSHTFSSGDHQQQVIRKTKEWLGGLEALQTEWQHWMI, encoded by the coding sequence ATGGAAAGACAGATTGTGATCAATCATGGAGAAGAACAGCTTGCGGCCAGCATACATTACCCGGCCGAGAACAAACAAGGGGGGCGCTGCCAACGCGCTCCCTTGGTCGTCATCTGCCACGGATTTGTAGGCAGCCGTATCGGCGTTGACCGTCTATTCGTCAAGACTGCAAGGGAGCTTGCAGCAGACGGCTTCCTCGTGCTTCGCTTCGACTATCTCGGATGCGGCGAGAGCAGCGGTTCTTACGGTGACCATGGCGTAGAGTCGATGATCGCCCAGACCCGTTCGGTGCTGGATTATGGCCTGAGCGCGTTTGACGTTGACCCGACGCGGGTATCGCTGCTTGGACACAGCCTTGGCAGTTTGATTGCCCTCCTAACCGCCATCCGTGACCGACGCGTAAAGAACCTTGTCTTATGGTCGGCGGTTGGCTACCCGTTCAGCGATATTGTCAAAATCACCGGACGCGATCTATATGACCGGGCGGTAAAGCAAGGGAGCGCTGACTATTTGGGCTACGGACTGACGCCGAAATTTTTTGATTCGCTGGGCGAATATCAACCGTTCCAGGAAGCCGTTAAATTTTCCGGTGACGTACTGGTTGTTCATGGAACCTCAGACGATATTATTCCGGCGGACTATGCTTTCTTATATCAGAAGGTGTTCTGGATGCGTCCAGAGGGGCGCTGCGATAAGGAGATTATTTTCCAAGGCAGTCACACGTTCTCGTCCGGTGACCATCAGCAACAGGTCATCCGGAAGACTAAGGAATGGCTCGGAGGGTTGGAAGCCCTGCAGACCGAGTGGCAGCATTGGATGATTTAA
- a CDS encoding DUF1129 domain-containing protein: MYIHEMIGETKRLRQQMTPENEAYFGEMVLYFRSGSSSLSEAKGEELLLDIARQIIKNQAKGISAAERFGPDPKAYCAELAEDVKARKPRTLKDKIKYYTMIPWVALTWVFFIYMITGFFSKWFGGELEYTQISTSSLLIIAVLSIVLIELVTRFLGNSSKAVEGQKAAGGGRPAGPGAKPGMQSNSGPRGFNLRAFGTYIAVAAVLIIVGTVLNRIMPAFTVSPWDSLILFAVGLAGQIFFFGRRSKN, encoded by the coding sequence ATGTACATCCACGAAATGATCGGCGAAACGAAACGGCTACGACAACAAATGACGCCGGAGAACGAAGCATATTTCGGGGAAATGGTCTTGTACTTCCGTTCCGGCTCCAGCTCGCTTAGTGAAGCCAAAGGGGAAGAACTCCTGCTGGACATCGCCCGGCAAATCATCAAAAATCAAGCCAAAGGCATCTCGGCGGCAGAACGCTTCGGCCCCGATCCGAAGGCTTATTGTGCGGAGCTGGCGGAGGACGTAAAGGCACGGAAGCCCCGGACGCTGAAGGACAAAATCAAATATTATACGATGATCCCCTGGGTAGCTTTGACCTGGGTCTTCTTTATTTATATGATCACCGGTTTCTTCAGCAAATGGTTTGGCGGGGAGCTCGAATATACACAGATCAGCACCTCCTCGCTGTTGATCATCGCCGTACTGTCTATCGTGCTGATTGAGCTGGTCACTCGCTTCCTCGGCAATAGCTCCAAAGCCGTCGAAGGCCAGAAGGCCGCCGGAGGTGGAAGACCGGCAGGACCAGGAGCAAAACCAGGAATGCAGTCCAACTCAGGACCGCGCGGCTTTAATCTTCGTGCGTTCGGCACTTACATCGCCGTTGCCGCCGTGTTGATCATTGTTGGCACCGTATTAAACCGAATTATGCCGGCATTTACCGTTTCGCCTTGGGACAGCCTGATCTTGTTTGCCGTGGGACTGGCTGGGCAAATTTTCTTTTTTGGTCGCCGCTCGAAGAATTAA
- a CDS encoding ABC transporter ATP-binding protein: MKPLLEVQGLSKSYGSKKALHGVSFSVGKGKIVGLLGTNGSGKSTLMKIAAGLIHPSGGKVSVDGTPVGLTTRSLVSFMPDRPLTESWMKVRDAIGFYRDFYPDFDEEKAGTMLDFMNLNEKDKISSLSKGMNERLQLTLTLSRNAKLYLLDEPIGGVDPVARTKILDAIVEFYNEESSLVISTHLVSDIERIFDEVIFIRSGEVVMQEEVENLRIRYGKSVDDMFREVFA, encoded by the coding sequence ATGAAACCGCTACTGGAAGTACAAGGCCTATCAAAATCGTACGGCAGCAAAAAGGCATTGCATGGCGTGTCCTTCAGCGTCGGCAAAGGAAAGATCGTTGGCCTGCTAGGCACGAATGGCAGCGGCAAAAGCACACTGATGAAAATCGCCGCCGGCCTGATTCATCCTTCCGGAGGCAAGGTGTCGGTGGACGGAACGCCGGTGGGACTAACGACGAGATCGTTGGTTTCCTTCATGCCCGATCGTCCATTAACGGAGTCGTGGATGAAGGTGCGGGATGCAATTGGATTTTACCGCGATTTCTACCCAGATTTCGATGAGGAGAAGGCCGGCACGATGCTGGACTTTATGAATCTGAATGAGAAGGACAAAATCAGCTCCCTGTCGAAGGGCATGAACGAACGGCTTCAACTGACGTTAACGTTATCGAGAAATGCCAAGCTGTATCTGCTTGACGAGCCGATCGGCGGGGTGGACCCGGTGGCCCGGACCAAAATTTTGGATGCGATCGTGGAATTTTACAACGAAGAGAGCAGCCTCGTCATCTCTACCCATCTGGTTTCGGATATTGAGCGGATTTTCGATGAGGTAATCTTTATCCGCAGCGGCGAGGTTGTCATGCAGGAGGAAGTGGAGAACCTGCGGATTCGCTATGGCAAGAGCGTCGATGACATGTTCAGAGAGGTGTTCGCGTAA
- a CDS encoding GntR family transcriptional regulator, producing MSIEFDNNLPIYLQIMNYLKREIVTGRLKAGDKIPSVRELAAELQINPNTVQRTFQELEREAIVETKRGLGRYVTSEETKIMTIKKEMAGELLDRFIGGMQELGFSNEDIAALVADAIKTDERR from the coding sequence GTGAGCATCGAATTCGATAATAATCTGCCGATCTATCTACAAATTATGAATTATTTAAAAAGGGAAATCGTCACTGGCCGATTGAAGGCCGGCGACAAAATTCCGTCGGTACGCGAGCTTGCGGCCGAGCTGCAAATTAATCCGAATACCGTGCAGCGGACTTTTCAGGAATTGGAGCGTGAAGCCATCGTGGAAACGAAACGCGGACTCGGAAGATACGTGACAAGCGAGGAAACGAAAATTATGACCATCAAAAAAGAAATGGCCGGTGAGCTGCTGGATCGTTTTATCGGAGGCATGCAGGAGCTGGGCTTTAGCAACGAGGATATTGCGGCGCTTGTCGCCGACGCCATAAAGACGGATGAGCGACGCTAA
- a CDS encoding ABC transporter permease, whose protein sequence is MRKFTPLVVNEWLKMSKKDSFIVPYTLIAASIAGMLYMMHTFSQQSVGFLDFALMAMSRNGLGQMMTLLVIICTAGIVAKEHSLGTIKLLLIRSQSRSRILASKYVAVLLFTMSLFVFSLAIALLGGGLIYGFGSASVQGIGWSEVLTSALYQFIYTVVYVTITFLVSILTRSTGATIGIGMFIVVLEELVVALLSRYAFAKYLIFANADLTVYLNGNPPMPGMTLTFSSVVIAAYLILFLAVSFVTFKKRDVA, encoded by the coding sequence TTGCGTAAATTTACACCGCTTGTTGTGAACGAATGGCTTAAGATGTCCAAGAAGGACAGCTTTATCGTCCCTTATACGCTGATCGCCGCGTCGATTGCCGGGATGCTGTACATGATGCACACTTTCTCGCAGCAGTCGGTAGGGTTCCTGGATTTTGCGTTAATGGCCATGTCCCGAAACGGCTTAGGTCAAATGATGACCTTGCTGGTCATTATTTGTACCGCAGGGATTGTGGCGAAGGAGCACAGTCTGGGGACGATCAAGCTGCTGCTGATCCGCTCGCAAAGTCGCAGCCGTATCTTGGCCTCTAAATACGTGGCTGTGCTGCTGTTCACGATGTCTCTCTTCGTCTTTTCACTGGCGATTGCCCTGTTGGGCGGCGGGCTGATCTACGGATTCGGATCTGCCAGCGTGCAGGGAATCGGCTGGAGCGAAGTTCTAACCAGCGCCTTGTATCAGTTCATTTATACCGTTGTTTACGTTACGATCACTTTTCTAGTAAGCATTCTGACTCGTTCGACAGGAGCGACAATTGGGATCGGCATGTTCATTGTTGTGCTGGAGGAACTGGTGGTGGCCTTGCTTTCGAGATACGCCTTCGCCAAGTATCTCATCTTCGCCAACGCCGATTTAACGGTATACCTAAACGGGAATCCGCCGATGCCGGGCATGACGTTAACCTTCTCCTCCGTGGTGATCGCCGCCTATTTGATCTTGTTTCTTGCAGTAAGCTTTGTTACGTTTAAAAAACGGGATGTTGCTTGA
- a CDS encoding ABC transporter ATP-binding protein, which yields MNVQHQSIENVAPGFGADAAKLQGQEQGQEPVVLSVQQVTKAIGSKRIVDKLSFEIRRGEIVGLLGPNGAGKTTTIRMIVGLIGMTEGDVQIKGFSIRNHFTQAIAHVGAIIENPEFYPYMTGYDNLKQYARMSEGITEERIQEVTRLVGLEKAMKKRVKAYSLGMRQRLGIAQALLHRPSILILDEPTNGLDPAGIREMRDYLKRVAVEEGIAVLVSSHLLAEMELMCSRVVVIQEGKFVTERALGEAAEKTEERVNVTFRVSDAEAAKARLIRMEEIRLLGMSPERGEVTVAVRDSYIPRVVGALGSEGIAIYRIEEVKQSLEDEFLKWTGGNQIA from the coding sequence GTGAACGTGCAGCATCAGTCTATTGAAAATGTCGCCCCGGGCTTTGGAGCGGATGCGGCGAAATTGCAGGGACAAGAGCAGGGACAAGAGCCGGTCGTCTTGTCGGTACAACAGGTGACGAAGGCGATTGGCAGCAAACGGATTGTTGATAAGCTGTCTTTCGAAATTCGACGGGGAGAAATTGTGGGTCTGCTCGGACCTAACGGTGCAGGGAAGACGACCACGATTCGGATGATCGTGGGTCTGATCGGAATGACGGAGGGCGATGTCCAGATCAAAGGATTTAGTATCCGGAATCATTTCACCCAAGCGATCGCCCACGTTGGCGCGATTATTGAGAATCCGGAGTTTTACCCGTACATGACCGGATATGACAATCTGAAGCAGTACGCGCGAATGAGCGAAGGGATTACGGAGGAGCGGATTCAGGAGGTCACCCGGCTGGTAGGCTTGGAGAAGGCGATGAAAAAACGTGTAAAAGCGTACTCGCTAGGCATGCGTCAGCGCCTGGGCATCGCGCAGGCTTTATTGCATCGGCCGTCGATTCTGATTCTCGATGAGCCGACCAACGGGCTGGATCCGGCCGGGATTCGGGAAATGCGCGACTATCTGAAGCGCGTTGCGGTCGAGGAAGGGATTGCTGTGCTGGTCTCCAGCCATTTGCTGGCCGAAATGGAGCTGATGTGCAGCCGCGTGGTCGTCATTCAGGAAGGGAAGTTCGTGACCGAACGCGCCCTAGGTGAGGCGGCAGAGAAAACCGAGGAACGGGTGAACGTGACGTTCCGGGTCAGCGATGCCGAAGCGGCGAAAGCCCGACTCATCCGGATGGAAGAAATCCGCCTGCTGGGGATGTCTCCGGAACGGGGCGAAGTGACGGTCGCCGTACGCGACAGCTATATCCCACGCGTCGTTGGCGCGCTGGGCAGCGAAGGGATCGCCATCTACCGGATCGAAGAAGTTAAGCAATCGTTGGAAGACGAATTCTTGAAATGGACGGGAGGAAACCAAATTGCGTAA